One Salmo trutta chromosome 19, fSalTru1.1, whole genome shotgun sequence genomic window carries:
- the LOC115154842 gene encoding ras-related protein Rab-1B, translated as MNPEYDYLFKLLLIGDSGVGKSCLLLRFADDTYTESYISTIGVDFKIRTIELDGKTIKLQIWDTAGQERFRTITSSYYRGAHGIIVVYDVTDQESYNNIKQWLQEIDRYASENVNKLLVGNKCDLTTKKVVDYTTAKEFADSLSIPFLETSAKNATNVEQSFMTMAAEIKKRMGPGATTGGDKPNLKIDSTPVRQSGGGCC; from the exons ATGAATCCTGAATA TGACTACCTGTTCAAGCTGCTTCTGATTGGCGATTCAGGGGTGGGCAAGTCTTGCCTCCTGCTTCGATTTGCG GATGACACCTACACGGAAAGTTATATAAGCACCATCGGCGTGGACTTCAAAATCCGAACTATTGAATTGGACGGCAAGACTATCAAACTACAGATT TGGGACACTGCTGGTCAGGAGCGGTTTCGCACCATCACCTCCAGCTATTACAGAGGAGCCCATGGTATCATCGTTGTCTATGATGTAACAGATCAG GAGTCTTACAACAATATAAAGCAGTGGCTGCAGGAAATCGACCGCTATGCCAGCGAAAATGTCAACAAGCTGCTGGTGGGTAACAAGTGTGACCTCACCACCAAGAAAGTAGTAGACTATACAACAGCCAAG GAATTTGCTGACTCCCTATCCATCCCCTTCCTCGAGACCAGTGCTAAGAACGCAACCAACGTGGAGCAATCCTTCATGACCATGGCGGCCGAGATTAAGAAGCGCATGGGGCCCGGGGCCACGACAGGAGGAGACAAGCCCAACCTGAAGATTGATAGCACCCCAGTAAGGCAGTCTGGAGGAGGATGCTGTTAG